GGTGTACAGGTTGGCGCGCTCAGCGTCGGGGCGGATCCTAAAATCCCTGGCATCATCATCGATGAGCAATCGAAAATACGGCCTTTTTCCGTTGTCGCGCGATAAGACAGCTTTTGCCCTCCCAGTGCATCCGGTTGGGCGCCATTAACATTGGTCACGGTTATTTCATCCGATGAGCCCAGCCCCAGCATTTTAGCGGTTTCCGCCTGCAGGAGTGGAATGGCCTGATCGGTTTTCAGCGTGGAACAACCGGCTAGCATCAACGTAACGGTTAAAAAGAGTAGTGGCTTTTTCATAAATTATCCTTTATATCCAATCAGTTAATTTCTCTGATTGTATTTATGTTTTCTATTACTCAAATCAGCGAATAATATATTTCCCTTTCCTAATCGAAAAAACCCTCCTAAAGTAGGGTGGGTAGATAATAATTCATCCGTACTCTCTAATATGCGAAGGTAAAAGGAGGATCCTTTGGGGCAGAATTATGCGTTGGTCGTTGATGACCATCCATTGGTAGCAAGCGGCATCGCCAATTTTCTGATTACACATTGCCGATTTAAGCAGGCGAGTGTGGTGACGAATGAGGATGATTGCTACCGTCAAATTAGGGATAATGGCCCGCCACGTTTGCTGGTAATCGATTTTTGGCTCTCGTCCGGAACCGCGTTGAAATTACTCAAAGAAGTCAAACAACTTTACCCACAGGTAAGGCTCCTGGTGGTTAGCGGGGATGATAATAATGATATCTGGCAGAAAGTTCACGCCGCCGGTGGGCACGGTTTCGTATTGAAAAGCGAGCCACCTGAAATGTTTTCGCGGGCCGTTTTTGCCCTCACTGATAATCTCACCTGGTTTCCTGAGGGAAACGAATTTTCCGTTGAATCGAATAATGAGAAGTTAAGTAAATTTAACTTAACGCCGCGCCAAATAGACGTGTTAAATATGATTATGCGCGGCCTGCCAAATAAAAGAATCGCCGCGCAACTTTCTATTTCTGAGCCTACAGTCAAAGAACACATCAGCAATATATTGAAAAAGATAGGCGTTAACAGTCGGGTCGAAGCCATCACGCTTCTGCATGGCAAACGGGAACCGTCGGAATGAGATTTTTACAGAGCTTACAGAACGCTGGCATCTCTCCTCCCGCGCAGATCCGTTTGCTAAACAATACCTTTTTGCGGCTGGTGTTCAGCTTCAGCGCTGTCCCTTTCGTCGGCATTCCTTTCGCCATCTGGATTAATTTGCTGGGCGACGAACTCGGCCCAACCATTACCTGGATAATTATTTACCTGCTATGTGCCGTGGCGATCCGAATATTGCACCGACGCTACCAGCGCGAAGCGAAAGAGCATGATGAAGCGGATGTCCTGCGCCGCTGGCTGCCGCGTATAAATAAGATCGCTTTAATTCACGGGCTGGGGATTTCATCTCTCTATTTAATTACTCCGCAGACGCAGAACTTTGACTTTTTCCTGCTCCTGAATATCAGTATTGCCGCCATCGTTGCCGCCAATGCGACGCATCTGACGCCGGTCATCAGCACCTTTACGTGCTTTTTCTTCGCCTCCTGGGGGGTACTGAACCTTGGCATTATCTGGCGGCTGGACGATCTGATGTTCATTGTGCTGATGTTGAACCTGCTGTACGGCTTCGCCATTTACCGCCATGCGTTAACGTCGCACGCGTTCTTCATTCAGCAGGCGCTGCTTGAGGAAAAAAGCTCACGCCTGGCAGAACAGTTTCGCCAGGCCAAAGAGGAAGCCGAGCAGGCGCTGCTGGATAAAAATCAGTTCCTGACGACCGCCAGCCACGACCTGCGTCAGCCGGTACACGCCATGGGGTTTCTGATCGAAGCGATTATCCACCGAAACCGGGACGACAGCCTCACGCCCCAGCTGCTTGATCTGCAGCAGAGCGTCCGCTCGGTGCATTTGATGTTCAATTCCCTCCTTGACCTCAGCAAGATTGAATCCGGGAATGTGCTTACTGCCCCTGCCAGAGTGGACATTGGCGCGCTGCTCGACTCGGTGATCACGCTGTTTCGCGAAGAGGCCAACAGCCGCGCACTCAGGCTGCGCACCTGGCGACCTAAACGCCGCATCTACGTGATGGGCGATCCGCTGCTGGTGCGACAATCCCTGATTAACCTGATTCAAAATGCCCTCCGCTACACGCTACAGGGCGGCGTGCTGGTTGCCATCCGACCGCGCGGTGACGGGTGTATGGTGGAGGTGTGGGACACGGGTGTTGGTATTGCCGATGATGAGAAAGGTAAAATCTTCTCACCTTACTACCGCCCCGAACTGGCCTGGAAGATCGACAGTGCAGGACACGGGCTGGGTCTGGCCGTAGTTGCCCGCTGTGCCAAGCTGATGAAGGTGAAGTACGGGATGCAATCCATTGAAGGTAAAGGTTCACGCTTCTGGATGCGCTTCACCCAATATGCTGGCGACGAGATCGCGCCGGAGATGCGGCCCGCCTATGACAACACTGCCTCGCCGGTACGCTATGCGCCGCTGCACGGTTCCT
This region of Enterobacter cloacae complex sp. R_G8 genomic DNA includes:
- a CDS encoding lipoprotein encodes the protein MKKPLLFLTVTLMLAGCSTLKTDQAIPLLQAETAKMLGLGSSDEITVTNVNGAQPDALGGQKLSYRATTEKGRIFDCSSMMMPGILGSAPTLSAPTCTPVVTHK
- a CDS encoding response regulator transcription factor, yielding MGQNYALVVDDHPLVASGIANFLITHCRFKQASVVTNEDDCYRQIRDNGPPRLLVIDFWLSSGTALKLLKEVKQLYPQVRLLVVSGDDNNDIWQKVHAAGGHGFVLKSEPPEMFSRAVFALTDNLTWFPEGNEFSVESNNEKLSKFNLTPRQIDVLNMIMRGLPNKRIAAQLSISEPTVKEHISNILKKIGVNSRVEAITLLHGKREPSE
- a CDS encoding hybrid sensor histidine kinase/response regulator, giving the protein MRFLQSLQNAGISPPAQIRLLNNTFLRLVFSFSAVPFVGIPFAIWINLLGDELGPTITWIIIYLLCAVAIRILHRRYQREAKEHDEADVLRRWLPRINKIALIHGLGISSLYLITPQTQNFDFFLLLNISIAAIVAANATHLTPVISTFTCFFFASWGVLNLGIIWRLDDLMFIVLMLNLLYGFAIYRHALTSHAFFIQQALLEEKSSRLAEQFRQAKEEAEQALLDKNQFLTTASHDLRQPVHAMGFLIEAIIHRNRDDSLTPQLLDLQQSVRSVHLMFNSLLDLSKIESGNVLTAPARVDIGALLDSVITLFREEANSRALRLRTWRPKRRIYVMGDPLLVRQSLINLIQNALRYTLQGGVLVAIRPRGDGCMVEVWDTGVGIADDEKGKIFSPYYRPELAWKIDSAGHGLGLAVVARCAKLMKVKYGMQSIEGKGSRFWMRFTQYAGDEIAPEMRPAYDNTASPVRYAPLHGSCLVVDDDPLVTSAWESLMSIWGINVRCAASAEEAFAIIDDGFTPFAVLCDQRLRSGESGFDILKALFERLPDMSGAMVSGEFNSPVLLEAEQEGYMVLRKPLEPAKLHALLTQWSGSRG